The following coding sequences lie in one Capsicum annuum cultivar UCD-10X-F1 chromosome 5, UCD10Xv1.1, whole genome shotgun sequence genomic window:
- the LOC107845055 gene encoding flowering-promoting factor 1-like, whose amino-acid sequence MSGVWVFKNGVFRLVENGSGDQAQRRRKVLLHLPSGQVVSSYCSLERILNGLGWERYYGGDTELFQFHKHSSIDLISLPKDFAKFNSIHMYDIVVKNPNVFHVRDV is encoded by the coding sequence ATGTCTGGAGTTTGGGTATTTAAGAATGGGGTTTTCCGTTTGGTAGAAAATGGATCAGGAGATCAAGCTCAAAGAAGAAGGAAGGTATTGTTACACTTACCAAGTGGGCAAGTGGTGTCATCCTATTGTTCTCTTGAAAGAATTCTCAATGGTTTAGGATGGGAAAGGTATTATGGAGGTGACACTGAACTTTTCCAATTCCACAAGCATTCTTCCATCGACTTGATTTCACTTCCAAAGGATTTCGCCAAGTTCAACTCCATTCACATGTATGATATCGTGGTTAAAAACCCTAACGTTTTCCATGTCAGGGATGTTTAA